The Streptomyces sp. ICC1 DNA window TGCCGGCGGTGAGGGCCTTGGGGCCGCGGTCGCGGTACTTGGCCGGCAGCCACACGTCGAAGAGGTGGGCGGGCTCGATGACGTGGTCGTCCACGCTGATGATCCGAGGCAGTTCCATGGTGTCCCCTCGCTGAATCCGTTGGACCTGATCCGACACGCCAAATCTGATGGTGCGTCAGAAATCTGGAACCAAGCTAGCCCCCCACCCCTGGACCGACAAGCGTCCGCGCTCTACGCTCTGCGCTTGATCTGACTATCCGTCAGGTGTCGTCGGCCAGGGGAGGTCGGTCCGGGATGACGGACAGCACCGCAGTCGAACTCAGCCGGTCCCGGACCCTGTGGGACCTGATCGCCCGCCGGGCCGCCATGACCCCGGACGCACCCGTCCTCATCGAGGCCGCCGAAGGCGGCTCCGCCGACCGTGCCACCGACCGCCGGCTGACCTTCGGGGAGCTGCGCGAGCGCTCCGAAGAGGTCGCGGCCGGCCTGTACGGCATGGGCGTGCGCCCCGGCACGGTGGTCGCCTGGCAGCTGCCCACCCGCATCGAGACCGTCCTGCTCTCGATCGCCCTCGCCCGGATCGGCGCCGTCCAGACGCCCGTCATCCCCTTCTACCGGGACCGCGAGGTCGGCTTCGCCCTGCGCGAGTCCAAGGCGGAGTTCTTCGCCGTCCCCGGCGTCTGGCGCGGCTTCGACCACACCGCCATGGCGGAGCGCCTCGGCGCGCGCGGGGTCTTCGAGGCCTACGCCTCCCTCCCCACCGGGGACCCGGCGACACTCCCCCCGCCCCCGCGGGAGGGCACCTCGGTCCGGTGGATCTACTGGACCTCGGGCACCACCTCGGACCCCAAGGGCGTCCTGCACACGGACCGCTCCCTCATCGCGGGCGGCTCCTGCCTGGCCCACGCCCTGCACCTCTCGCCGGACGACGTCGGCTCGATGGCCTTCCCCTTCGCCCACATCGCCGGGCCCGACTACACGGTGATGCTGCTCCTCTACGGGTTCCCGGCCGTCCTCTTCGAGAAGTTCGCGATGCCCGACGCCCTGGACGGCTACCGCCGCCACGGGGTCACCGTCGCCGGCGGCTCCACGGCCTTCTACTCGATGTTCCTCACCGAACAGCGCAAGGACCCGGGCACCAAGCTCATCCCGTCCCTGCGGCTGCTGGCCGGCGGCGGGGCCCCCAAGCCCCCGGAGATCTACCACGCGGTCGTCCGCGAGCTGGGCTGCCAGCTCACCCACGGCTACGGCATGACCGAGGTCCCGATGATCACGATGGGCGCCCCGGACGACACGGCGGAGCACCTGGCCACCACCGAGGGCCGCCCCCCGGCCGGCATGTCGATCCGCGTCACCGCCCCCGACGGCACCCCGCTCCCCGCCGGCACCGACGGGGAGGTCCGGCTGCGCGGCGAGGCCGTCTGCCAGGGCTACCTCGGCCGGGCCCGGTCCGCCGGGGCCGACGGGGCCGACGGGGCTTTCGACCCGGACGGCTACCTGGTCACGGGCGACCTCGGCCACCTCACCGCGGACGGATACCTGGTCCTGACGGGCCGCAGCAAGGACGTCATCATCCGCAAGGGCGAGAACATCTCCGCCAAGGAGATAGAGGACCTGCTCCACCGGCTCCCGGCGGTCGCCGACGTGGCGGTCATCGGCCTCCCGGACCCCGAGCGCGGCGAACGCGTCTGCGCCGTCGTCGAACAGCCTCCGGGCACGGGACCCCTGACCCTGCCCGAGGTGACGGCGTACTTGCGCGCCGAGGGACTCTCGACCCACAAGCTTCCCGAACAGCTGGAGATCGTGGACGCGCTGCCCCGCAACGACGCCCTGCGCAAAGTCCTGAAGTACAAGCTCCGGGAGCGCTTCGCGTAGCCCCGCCGGCCCGTACCGGCCGGCGGCGCGCCGGCCCGTACCGGCGCCGAAGGTCCCGCGGAGGCGGCCCCGTACCGGAAGCGGCGGGTCCGCCTCATTCCCATGATCCAGCCCCGGACAGTGGCACACGTCTCATTTGTCGGGGCCTCTTCGGCGGGCCCGCGCCCCTCGTGTCACAGTTGTCCGTCGCACAGTGTGCGCACAGCATCGACAGCGAAAACACAGCATCAGAAGGCTCCCCCTCCGGGAACCGTCCACGAGAGGCATCATGGGAGTCCGCAACACCTCGCCGGTCAGCACCCGCTGGTCCCACGGCACCGTCGCCGAGCTGTTCTCCGGCCGCGACAACAGCCTCGGCCTGCTCCGCCTGCTGCTGGCGACCGCCGTCGTCGTCGCGCACGCGCGCATACTCGGCTTCGGGATCAGGGAGTACGGGCACACCTTCACCCACGGTCAGACGGACCTGGGGAAGATATCGGTGTTCGGCTTCTTCATCCTGTCCGGCCTGCTCATCACGCGCAGCGGCAACCGGCTCCCCATCGGACGCTTCCTGTGGAACCGGGCCCTGCGGCTGCTGCCGGGCCTGTGGGTGTGCCTGTGCGTCACCGCCCTGGTGGTGGCCCCGTTCCTGTTCTGGCGCCAGCACCACACGCTGGAGAACTTCTGGCACCGGCCGGACGGCCCCTTCGAGTTCCTCCAGGCGAACTGGTGGGTCCGCACCCACCAGCCGGGCATCTCCGGGATCATGGAGACGGCCCAGGGCAAGTGGATGGCCTTCGACCCCGGCATCAACGGTGCGCTGTGGTCCCTGCAGTACGAGGTCCTGTGCTACCTGGGCGTCGGACTGCTCGTCCTCGCCGGGGCGCGGGCCGGGGGGCTGACGCAGGCGCGGCGCGCCATCCTGGTGATCGCCGTGCTCCTCGGCGGCTACGTGCTGACGAACTCGCTCGACAACCACTTCATGGACGCGTTCAGCCTCCAGATCCACGCCGAGCGGATCGTCTCGCCGATCGTCGGCGGCTTCATCGTCAAGTGGGCCTTCTTCCTCGGGTACGCCTTCGCCATCGGCTCGCTCATCGAGGTCTACAAGGACCGGATCCCGGTCAGCACCCCGCTGGCCGTCCTCTCCGCCCTGGTCACGCTCGCCACGCTGCGCTACGGGTTCTTCTTCGCCGTCGGCATCCCGGCCTTCGCCTACCTGCTGGTGTGGCTCGCGATCCGGCTGCCCAAGCCCTTCCGGGCGGTGGGCCGCAAGAACGACTACTCGTACGGCATCTACATCTACGGCTTCGTCGTCGAGCAGGCCCTCTCCGCGCTCGGCGGCGCCCGCTGGGGGTTCCCCGCGTACCTCGCGCTCGCCCTGGGCGGCACCCTGGCCCTGGCGGTGCTCTCGTGGCACCTGGTGGAGCGCCCCGCCCTGAAGCTGAAGGACGCCCGCTTCCCCCGGCGCACCCCGCGGGGCCCGCGGGGCCCGCAGGCCGGCGGGGAACCGCAGAGCCGCCCGGCCGCCGAGCCGGACCTCGCGGCCGCGGGCACGGCGGCCAGGTAGACCACCGGGCCGGCGGGCCGGTGGGCCGGCCCGCTCGAACACCCGCCGCCCCTCGGGGCGGCACGCAGACGTCCCGCGCGGTGCGCGGCCCTCAGGACCGGCCCTCGGCCGGCACCCGGGCCCCGCACCGCGTCGTCGTTTCCGGCTCCCGCGCGCTGCGGGTTCCGCGCGCTCCGGGTCCCGCACGCTCCAGGCCTACGCGTCCGGGGCCGCCACGCCGCAGTAGCCCGCGAAGCCCGCCAGGATCTCGTCCTCCGAGATGCGGCCGTCGCCGTCCGCGTCCAGGGCCGCGGCCACCTGGCCGGCCAGCTCCTGCGGGGTGCCGAGGACGCGCAGCACGCGCGCCGTCGCCGCCGTGGTCGAGCCGCCGCCGTCGTCGCCCGCCACCGCGATCACCGCGCGCAGGAACGGACGGGCGATCTCCGCGAACCGCCGCGGGTTGTCGCGCAGCCGCTTCGCGGCGCCCGTGATGAACTCCTCGCGGGACACCCGCTGGTCCCCGTCCACGTCCGCGATCCCGGCCATGCCCTGCCAGAAGGCCTCCGCGCCGGCGAACACGTCCTGGCCCCTGTCGGAGCGGGCCGCCACGGCGAATTCGGCCAGTACCGCCTTGGCCGCCGCGCTGAAGTCCTCCCGGTCGATATAGCCGTTCCCGTCCTGGTCGAAGGTGGCGAATCGGGAGGCGATCTTGCGCTCGTACTCTGCGCTGTCCATATTCGGCGTTCCGCCTTCACATGTGCGGTGGGGTGCAGTTCAAGACAGGCAGGAGCGTACGGCCTACGTGGCCTGCGCGTTAAGCGAAGCGGTCAAGCAGGTGGCCGCATCGAACCAGCGCACGAGGAGCGCGACGGGGCGCGTACGCCTGTGCCCATGTACCAAGCCGCGCCTCGCCGTTCACAGCGCGCTACGCCTCTATCACGCAGGGCGCACTTCCGGGGCGAGCTTCTCCCAAAACGGGCGCACATCGCTGGGTGCCCACTACATTCGAGTCGTCGACACACGGCTGCGCATCCGGAAATCGGGCTGGGGGCACGATGGCGAAGGACGTACCACCGCGCTGGGACCGACGCATGCAGCAACGCCTGGCGCGCGGTGAGGCCGCCGCCCTCGGCGAGCTCTACGACCGCTTCGCCTCGCTCGTGCACAGCCTGGCCCACCGGGTCCTGGGCGACGAGAAGGCCGCCGACCGGATCACGCGCGAGGTGTTCGGCTACATCTGGGAGAACCCGGACGCCTACGACCCGAAGCAGGGCTCCATGCGCTCCTGGGTCGCCCGCATCACCCAGGGCCAGGCCGTCGCCCGGCTGCGCCAGGCCGAACTGGGGCGCGGCTCCCGCGAGGAGCTGGAGCAGAAGGTGCGCAGCGCCAACGCGGCCGCCCGCGCCGACTTCATCGTCACCTCGATGCCGGCGCCGCTGCGGGCCGCGCTCGAACTCGCCTACTTCAAACGACGCGACTACCGCCAGGCCGCGGCCGACCTGCAGATCAGCGAGGACGAGGCGAGGCGCAGGCTGCGCCTGGGCCTCCAGTTGCTCTCGACGGCCAACGCCGTCCCGCGGGACGACACCGTTCCGCCCGGACACGGCACCTCGGGATACGGAACACCGCGATGACCATCCCCTCCGACGGCGCCGCCGAAGACGGCGAAGAGTACGAACGGCCGCGCGGCGGCGGTCCGGCCCGCATACCG harbors:
- a CDS encoding sigma-70 family RNA polymerase sigma factor; translation: MAKDVPPRWDRRMQQRLARGEAAALGELYDRFASLVHSLAHRVLGDEKAADRITREVFGYIWENPDAYDPKQGSMRSWVARITQGQAVARLRQAELGRGSREELEQKVRSANAAARADFIVTSMPAPLRAALELAYFKRRDYRQAAADLQISEDEARRRLRLGLQLLSTANAVPRDDTVPPGHGTSGYGTPR
- a CDS encoding acyltransferase, with amino-acid sequence MGVRNTSPVSTRWSHGTVAELFSGRDNSLGLLRLLLATAVVVAHARILGFGIREYGHTFTHGQTDLGKISVFGFFILSGLLITRSGNRLPIGRFLWNRALRLLPGLWVCLCVTALVVAPFLFWRQHHTLENFWHRPDGPFEFLQANWWVRTHQPGISGIMETAQGKWMAFDPGINGALWSLQYEVLCYLGVGLLVLAGARAGGLTQARRAILVIAVLLGGYVLTNSLDNHFMDAFSLQIHAERIVSPIVGGFIVKWAFFLGYAFAIGSLIEVYKDRIPVSTPLAVLSALVTLATLRYGFFFAVGIPAFAYLLVWLAIRLPKPFRAVGRKNDYSYGIYIYGFVVEQALSALGGARWGFPAYLALALGGTLALAVLSWHLVERPALKLKDARFPRRTPRGPRGPQAGGEPQSRPAAEPDLAAAGTAAR
- a CDS encoding EF-hand domain-containing protein, whose translation is MDSAEYERKIASRFATFDQDGNGYIDREDFSAAAKAVLAEFAVAARSDRGQDVFAGAEAFWQGMAGIADVDGDQRVSREEFITGAAKRLRDNPRRFAEIARPFLRAVIAVAGDDGGGSTTAATARVLRVLGTPQELAGQVAAALDADGDGRISEDEILAGFAGYCGVAAPDA
- a CDS encoding AMP-binding protein — encoded protein: MTDSTAVELSRSRTLWDLIARRAAMTPDAPVLIEAAEGGSADRATDRRLTFGELRERSEEVAAGLYGMGVRPGTVVAWQLPTRIETVLLSIALARIGAVQTPVIPFYRDREVGFALRESKAEFFAVPGVWRGFDHTAMAERLGARGVFEAYASLPTGDPATLPPPPREGTSVRWIYWTSGTTSDPKGVLHTDRSLIAGGSCLAHALHLSPDDVGSMAFPFAHIAGPDYTVMLLLYGFPAVLFEKFAMPDALDGYRRHGVTVAGGSTAFYSMFLTEQRKDPGTKLIPSLRLLAGGGAPKPPEIYHAVVRELGCQLTHGYGMTEVPMITMGAPDDTAEHLATTEGRPPAGMSIRVTAPDGTPLPAGTDGEVRLRGEAVCQGYLGRARSAGADGADGAFDPDGYLVTGDLGHLTADGYLVLTGRSKDVIIRKGENISAKEIEDLLHRLPAVADVAVIGLPDPERGERVCAVVEQPPGTGPLTLPEVTAYLRAEGLSTHKLPEQLEIVDALPRNDALRKVLKYKLRERFA